In Brachionichthys hirsutus isolate HB-005 chromosome 5, CSIRO-AGI_Bhir_v1, whole genome shotgun sequence, a single genomic region encodes these proteins:
- the tmem17 gene encoding transmembrane protein 17B codes for MELPEKIRRRLDDFSRNVLFDESRTLTKGNDAFPAHDKRVLSSLQLQMSLYFNMWFFPWWWICETVMLHLKYPALPDYYKFILVTILILMTLIEAIRLFLGYSGNLQEKVPELAGFWLLSILLQFPLILFQLFNEAILIQPLERGVHIVLAIFVLTQVLSGFLALRDMVRYTQSQFQLRQFD; via the exons ATGGAGCTACCGGAGAAGATAAGAAGACGTTTAGATGACTTTTCTcggaatgttttatttgacgAGAGTCGGACTCTCACGAAGGGGAATGATGCGTTTCCGGCACACG ACAAGCGGGTTCTGTCAAGTCTCCAACTCCAGATGTCTCTGTACTTTAACATGTGGTTCTTCCCCTGGTGGTGGATCTGTGAAACTGTGATGTTACACCTAAAG TATCCTGCCTTGCCGGACTATTACAAGTTCATCCTCGTCACTATTCTCATCCTAATGACTCTGATAGAGGCCATTAGACTCTTTCTGGGCTATTCTGGGAACCTGCAAGAAAAG GTTCCGGAGTTGGCTGGGTTTTGGCTGCTGAGCATCCTGCTTCAGTTCCCGCTAATCCTGTTTCAGCTGTTCAACGAAGCGATTCTCATACAACCTCTGGAGAGAGGCGTTCACATCGTTCTCGCCATATTCGTTCTTACACAG GTCCTCTCTGGTTTTCTGGCACTCCGGGACATGGTCAGATACACCCAAAGCCAATTTCAGCTTAGACAATTTGACTGA
- the agbl2 gene encoding cytosolic carboxypeptidase 2, with the protein MNMRTSTPRTPHAERASSVAVSAIRNWWNTYQLEKSDTNDSNTEEGEEDSAGRKLLPINLNQTLRTRQLLIDFDAGRPVLSLKAPPDLVNFPSISRPRWPIECEVISDTVHHIEWDPPEPEPFYQSTGHERKAMGAGEERGKVVYCIHQATKHPFFSCSRVGGSRRPIKSYTYDANQTDFTLEFESRFESGNLQKAVQVGIYDYELTLQTDMYTKKHTQWFYFRVRNTKAGVTFRFTIINLMKSSSLYSQGMRPLLYSERAAEEKGVGWHRTGSNITYYRNDNQNSKSKTSDTVALYSLTWTLQFPSDSDTCYLAHCYPYTYSHLQHYLQRISSNPAVVSYCKLRVLCHSLAGNAVYVVTISSRGGGKVENRTKKVVVLTARVHPGETNGSWMMEGLLDFLLGDSEDAQLLRDTFIFKVVPMLNPDGVVVGNYRCSLAGRDLNRNYKTLLRDSFPCVWHTRNMVERLVAETDVVLYCDFHGHNRKNNVFMYGCNSQGNASLKPHERIYPLMMSKNATNKFSFKSCKFRVQKSKEGTGRVTMWRLGIKNSYTMEATFGGSTLGDRKGTHFTTRDLKSIGFYFCDTLLDYCDPDSTKTMYCLTELTAILRKQVRERIGKDLSTDCKISVSDLETSTSGSNSSDSDGLPVHLLSQPHSVHPEQTPLKGKKKRLRSRKDRNALQATRVKNKTQPKVLQMNLQPTESNFPHDNTVQESMRETHGKHRKKWQINGLFRKAVIPPSTTLPGEASQDKMTADFHIPTAGPTG; encoded by the exons ATGAACATGAGGACTTCCACCCCCAGGACCCCCCAT GCAGAAAGGGCATCCTCTGTGGCTGTCTCTGCTATCAGGAATTGGTGGAATACCTACCAGTTGGAAAAATCAGACACCAATGACTCAAACACAGAAGAAGGCGAGGAGGACTCAGCAGGGAGGAAGCTGT TGCCTATAAACTTAAATCAGACTCTGAGGACCAGGCAGCTGCTCATAGACTTTGATGCCGGCCGACCTGTTCTGAGCCTGAAGGCACCGCCAGACCTTGTTAACTTCCCGTCTATCTCCCGTCCCCGTTGGCCCATTGAGTGTGAGGTCATCAGTGACACTGTACATCACATAG agTGGGACCCCCCAGAGCCAGAGCCCTTCTACCAGTCCACAGGACACGAGAGGAAAGCCATGGGGGCTGGAGAGGAGCGGGGGAAGGTGGTATACTGCATTCACCAAG CCACTAAGCACCCCTTTTTCTCCTGCTCCCGTGTTGGAGGAAGCAGGCGACCCATTAAGAGTTACACCTATGATGCCAATCAGACAGACTTCACCCTTGAGTTTGAGTCACGCTTTGAAAGTGGAAATCTGCAGAAGGCTGTGCAAGT GGGTATCTATGACTATGAACTCACCCTGCAGACGGACATGTATACCAAAAAGCACACGCAGTGGTTTTACTTCAGGGTCAGGAACACGAAGGCTGGAGTGACCTTCCGCTTCACTATTATCAACctgatgaagagcagcagcctGTATTCTCAGGGTATGAGACCACTCCTCTATTCTGAGAGGGCTGCCGAGGAGAAAGGCGTCGGATGGCATCGCACTGGCTCCAACATCACGTACTACCGCAACGACAATCAG AACTCAAAGAGCAAAACCAGTGACACAGTTGCCCTGTACTCCCTCACCTGGACCCTGCAGTTCCCTTCTGATTCAGACACCTGCTACTTGGCCCACTGCTACCCCTACACCTACTCACATCTGCAGCATTACCTTCAGCGCATTTCCTCCAACCCAGCGGTTGTGTCGTACTGTAAACTGCGGGTGTTGTGCCACAGTCTGGCGGGGAATGCTGTTTATGTGGTAACAATATCATCCCGGGGTGGAGGAAAGGTCGAGAACAGGACCAAGAAGGTTGTGGTGCTGACAGCCAGGGTGCACCCAGGAGAGACCAACGGCTCCTGGATGATGGAAGGGCTCCTTGACTTCCTGCTTGGGGACTCAGAGGATGCACAGCTGCTCAGGGACACTTTCATCTTTAAA gtGGTGCCGATGCTGAATCCAGACGGTGTGGTTGTGGGTAATTACCGCTGCTCTCTGGCTGGCAGGGATCTCAACAGAAATTACAAGACATTACTCAGGGATTCCTTTCCCTGTGTGTGGCACACTCGGAACATGGTGGAAAG attggtggctgaaacagatGTAGTTCTTTATTGTGACTTTCATGGCCACAATCGCAAGAACAATGTCTTCATGTACGGTTGTAACAGCCAAGGCAACGCTTCACTGAAGCCTCACGAGAGAATCTATCCACTAATGATGAGCAAGAATGCCACTAATAAG TTCTCCTTTAAGAGTTGCAAGTTCCGGGTGCAGAAGAGCAAAGAGGGAACAGGACGAGTCACCATGTGGAGACTTGGCATCAAAAACAGCTACACTATGGAGGCCACCTTTGGAGGCTCCACTCTGG GGGACAGGAAAGGAACACACTTCACAACTCGAGACCTGAAGTCCATTGGCTTTTACTTTTGTGACACCCTGCTGGATTATTGTGACCCTGATTCAACAAAG ACAATGTACTGTCTTACAGAGCTGACAGCAATATTGAGAAAACAGGTCAGAGAGCGGATAGGCAAGGATTTGAGCACTGACTGCAAAATCTCTGTGTCTGACTTGGAAACCAG CACCAGCGGGTCGAACAGCTCAGATTCTGATGGATTACCAGTTCATTTACTGAGCCAGCCACACAGTGTCCATCCAGAG CAAACTCCATTGAAGGGAAAGAAGAAACGCTTGAGGAGCCGTAAAGACAGGAACGCGTTGCAGGCCACcagagttaaaaataaaacacagcctAAAGTCCTGCAAATGAACCTTCAGCCGACT GAGTCCAACTTTCCACATGATAACACAGTCCAAGAGAGCATGCGAGAGACGCAtggaaaacacaggaaaaaaTGGCAG ATAAACGGCCTCTTTAGAAAAGCTGTGATCCCTCCTTCCACTACTCTCCCTGGGGAGGCCAGTCAGGACAAGATGACAGCC GACTTCCACATTCCCACAGCGGGCCCCACAG GATGA